A region from the Diadema setosum chromosome 13, eeDiaSeto1, whole genome shotgun sequence genome encodes:
- the LOC140236513 gene encoding uncharacterized protein — protein sequence MAEAGNSPVTPAKDHAPASSECSRKSRKAGSVASSRRSRLVKSERLAEVFQAELELMDQEDKLQLLKAEHELQLKKAEMNLKRLALQKEHKAKLAELAEDSESQSVELDLPKEEKEDSIKRFLDSQEASSYQNNTPPQPKGDVIPQNTLNGLGKFAESLSEVARAIASQNTNAQQVAVLSQLPPIDLPIFSGASDEHQSKDCPEKRTCKECAASHPSCLHRPAATSEASSKCTSVCTLPDQNGQEHCMIVPVWVRHKDNPESEVLQYAILDDQSNVGFVAEGLCNQLDVKGPETDLHLTTMHNTSVIKSVKVSDLQVLDFNREQIIDLPPMYTRDVVPASRSQIPKTDVAKEWPHLESVAHKLMPYNRSLEVSLLIGNNCPRAIRPREVVAGGEDDPYGMRTALGWGIVGRICKTLRDEEEAVCHRIQVHDAYSHFVRPSKAKEVFSPQTILNALERDFNDTEKGQAPFSVNERKFVDTLEQGIMKLDDGHYEMPLPLKSQHASPPYNKPLAQKRWNQLNARFKKNPKFLADFRRFLNRRGDVRQLRSDQGTTFIGARSELREALSEMDQTKVQEYLLSNGSDWIPFELNVPHASHMGGVWERQIQTVRRVLEPLLKSVGCQLDDEAFRTFLTEAEAIINSRPLTTTNLNDPGAPEPLTPNHILLMKSKVALPPPGIFQREDVYSRKWWRRVQYAANEFWTRWKKEYLQSLQSRQKWIHPGRNLAVGDVVISKETEDEVRCRWPLARVTAVYPSKDGFVRKVRILMADKLLDSEGKRQRPPSEYDRPVNKLVLLLPSEEAE from the exons ATGGCAGAAGCTGGGAATTCGCCCGTCACACCCGCCAAGGATCACGCTCCAGCGTCGTCGGAGTGCTCCCGAAAGAGCCGTAAGGCCGGCAGTGTTGCCAGTTCGAGGAGATCGAGGTTGGTAAAAAGTGAGCGGTTAGCTGAGGTATTCCAAGCTGAATTAGAACTAATGGACCAGGAGGACAAATTGCAGCTGTTAAAAGCCGAGCACGAGCTGCAGTTAAAAAAAGCGGAAATGAATTTGAAGCGTCTTGCCCTACAGAAAGAACATAAAGCAAAACTAGCTGAGTTAGCCGAGGATTCCGAGTCGCAATCTGTGGAGCTGGATCTtccaaaagaagaaaaggaggacTCAATCAAGCGATTTCTTGATTCACAGGAGGCTTCATCATATCAAAACAACACACCTCCGCAACCGAAGGGTGACGTTATTCCTCAAAATACACTCAATGGCTTGGGGAAATTCGCAGAGTCACTCTCGGAAGTAGCAAGGGCTATCGCATCACAAAACACAAATGCCCAACAAGTTGCTGTGTTGAGCCAGTTGCCTCCAATCGACCTGCCCATTTTTA GCGGAGCATCGGACGAACATCAATCGAAGGACTGCCCCGAGAAGCGAACATGCAAGGAGTGTGCTGCTTCCCACCCTTCATGCCTCCATCGACCAGCAGCGACATCCGAGGCATCGTCAAAGTGTACAAGTGTTTGTACACTTCCAGACCAAAATGGACAAGAACACTGTATGATCGTGCCTGTGTGGGTGCGTCACAAAGATAATCCTGAAAGCGAGGTCCTCCAGTACGCAATATTAGACGACCAGTCTAATGTTGGATTCGTCGCAGAAGGACTGTGCAACCAGCTGGATGTGAAGGGGCCGGAGACGGACCTGCACCTGACAACGATGCACAATACGTCTGTCATCAAAAGTGTGAAGGTGTCTGATCTGCAGGTCTTGGACTTTAACAGGGAGCAAATAATCGACCTACCTCCCATGTACACAAGGGATGTGGTTCCTGCCAGTAGGTCACAAATTCCCAAGACCGATGTAGCAAAGGAGTGGCCACACTTGGAGTCGGTAGCCCACAAACTGATGCCGTACAACAGGAGTTTGGAGGTTTCCTTACTGATTGGAAACAACTGTCCGCGTGCAATCAGACCGCGTGAAGTTGTAGCAGGAGGAGAGGATGACCCCTATGGTATGAGAACAGCGTTGGGCTGGGGTATCGTTGGAAGGATCTGCAAAACCTTGCGAGATGAAGAGGAAGCTGTATGTCACAGAATCCAGGTCCACGATGCATACTCGCACTTTGTCCGTCCCAGCAAGGCTAAGGAAGTTTTCAGCCCACAGACCATCCTCAACGCACTCGAAAGAGACTTTAACGACACAGAAAAGGGACAGGCTCCATTTTCTGTGAATGAGAGGAAGTTCGTCGACACGCTTGAGCAGGGGATCATGAAGCTCGATGATGGTCACTATGAGATGCCACTACCTCTGAAGTCACAGCACGCATCCCCTCCTTACAATAAGCCACTCGCACAGAAAAGGTGGAATCAGCTCAATGCGAGATTCAAGAAAAACCCCAAGTTCCTCGCGGACT TCAGACGGTTCCTGAATCGGCGAGGTGATGTACGCCAGCTGAGATCCGACCAGGGGACGACATTCATCGGAGCCCGAAGCGAGTTGCGAGAGGCCCTGTCTGAGATGGACCAGACAAAGGTACAGGAATACCTTTTGTCTAATGGAAGTGACTGGATACCATTCGAGTTGAATGTGCCTCATGCCTCTCATATGGGTGGTGTCTGGGAGCGGCAGATACAGACTGTCCGTCGGGTCTTGGAACCACTGCTCAAGTCAGTCGGCTGTCAGCTCGACGATGAAGCCTTCAGAACGTTCCTTACTGAGGCTGAAGCCATCATCAACTCCAGACCACTTACGACTACAAATCTCAATGACCCTGGTGCGCCTGAACCTCTCACTCCCAACCACATCCTGCTGATGAAGAGCAAGGTAGCTCTTCCTCCACCAGGCATCTTCCAGAGAGAAGATGTGTACTCACGAAAATGGTGGCGGCGGGTTCAGTATGCTGCTAATGAATTCTGGACGAGATGGAAGAAGGAGTACTTGCAGAGTCTGCAGTCTCGTCAGAAGTGGATCCATCCTGGCCGTAACCTA